In a genomic window of Candidatus Margulisiibacteriota bacterium:
- the uppS gene encoding di-trans,poly-cis-decaprenylcistransferase: MLSIWTDIQRRRLLHSGNIPKHVAVIMDGNGTWAARRGLPRTAGHSRGAEALRRVTTEAAALGVKYLTVYAFSTENWRRPQAEIDYLLNLFLKYLREKVPDLVQNKVTIRFLGGLKKFSPQLQKLMKIAEQKTTYAARPLLTVNVLLNYGGRAEIVRAANAALQAGEKKLTENSFAKYLYTADLPDPDLLIRTSGQLRLSNFLLWQSAYTEFWFTRKCWPDFDGRLFRQAVRGFQRRQRRRGALHA; this comes from the coding sequence ATGTTGAGTATCTGGACAGATATTCAAAGACGCAGATTGTTACACTCGGGAAATATTCCCAAACATGTGGCTGTCATCATGGACGGCAACGGTACCTGGGCGGCGCGCCGCGGCTTGCCGCGTACCGCAGGACATTCCCGGGGCGCGGAGGCATTGCGCCGCGTGACCACCGAGGCCGCGGCTTTGGGCGTGAAATATTTGACGGTTTACGCTTTTTCCACGGAGAACTGGAGACGACCCCAAGCGGAGATCGATTATCTGCTGAATTTGTTCCTGAAATATTTGCGGGAAAAAGTGCCGGATCTGGTCCAGAACAAAGTGACTATCCGTTTTTTAGGCGGGCTGAAAAAATTTTCGCCGCAGCTGCAAAAATTAATGAAGATAGCGGAACAAAAAACCACTTATGCCGCCAGGCCGCTGCTGACGGTCAATGTCCTGCTAAATTACGGCGGGCGAGCGGAAATAGTCCGCGCGGCCAACGCGGCGCTTCAGGCTGGAGAAAAAAAACTGACGGAAAATTCTTTTGCCAAATATCTGTATACGGCTGATTTGCCGGATCCCGATCTTTTGATCCGCACTTCCGGCCAGCTGCGCCTCAGCAATTTTCTGCTCTGGCAGTCGGCCTATACGGAATTTTGGTTTACGCGCAAATGCTGGCCGGATTTTGACGGGCGTTTGTTCCGGCAGGCAGTCCGCGGTTTTCAGCGGCGCCAGCGCCGGAGAGGAGCGCTGCATGCTTAA
- the frr gene encoding ribosome recycling factor: protein MQEQEIRARMDKAIDSLKRNFAGVRTGRANPGLVENVPVEVYGQKMALRTIAAINIPENKIISITPYDRSSAQAIEKAISLSDLGLTPKNEGGVVYVRLPELTQERRKELEKIAKGIAEECKIAVRNLRRDFLEEAKKSGASQDEIKGLQDKVQKVTDQYNARVEELLKTKEAEINEI, encoded by the coding sequence ATGCAAGAACAGGAAATCAGAGCCAGAATGGACAAAGCGATCGACAGCTTGAAACGCAATTTTGCTGGTGTGCGCACCGGCCGCGCCAATCCCGGGCTGGTGGAAAATGTGCCGGTGGAAGTTTACGGCCAAAAAATGGCGTTGCGTACCATCGCGGCGATCAATATTCCGGAAAATAAAATTATCAGCATCACGCCGTATGACCGCTCCAGCGCGCAGGCTATCGAGAAAGCGATTTCTTTGTCTGACCTGGGACTGACGCCCAAAAATGAGGGCGGCGTGGTTTACGTGCGCCTGCCGGAGCTGACCCAGGAGCGGCGCAAAGAGCTGGAAAAGATCGCCAAAGGCATAGCCGAGGAGTGCAAGATCGCAGTCCGCAATCTGCGCCGCGATTTTTTGGAAGAGGCGAAAAAATCCGGCGCGTCGCAGGATGAGATCAAAGGTCTGCAGGACAAAGTGCAAAAAGTAACCGACCAGTATAATGCCAGAGTGGAAGAATTACTCAAGACCAAAGAAGCAGAGATAAACGAAATCTAA